A window of Amycolatopsis sp. 195334CR genomic DNA:
TCGGCGGCGGCCTGGCCCGCCTGTGGGCACGGGCCGGGCACCGGGTGACGCAGCTGGGACGCGGAGGCGGCGAGGCAGGCGCCTCGGACGTGGTGCTGCTCGCCGTCCCCGGCACCGCGGTCGAGGCGGCTCTGTCGTCGGTCGCCGGGCTCGAGGGCAAACCGGTGCTCGACGCCACGAACCTCTACGGCGGTGCCCGGCCACCCGCCGGGTTCCCGTCCAACGCCGAGTACGTCAAGTCGGTGACGGGCGGGCCGACGGCGAAGGCGTTCAGCACCAACTTCGCCTCGCTGTTCGGGCGGATCGCCGAAGCCCGCGTGCGCCCGGGCAACCTCTGGTCCGGTGACGACGAAGCCGGGGACCTGGTCGAGCGGCTCAGCCTCGACGCCGGGTACGAGGCGGTCCGCCTCGGCGACCTGAGCCTGGCCGCCACGCAGGAAGGCCTGGCCGGTCCGATCTTCGCGATCGCGCAGGCCGGGCTCGGCCAGTTCGTCTACCGGATGGCCGCACCGGAACAGCTCTGACCACCGAACGCCCACCCCGACACGCAGAAGGAAACCACGTGACGCGCACCGCCAAGACCGGACTCGAAGCTCTGCTCACGCCCGAGGAGAGCGTCCTGGTGCTCATCGACCACCAGCCCTACCAGTTCACCAACCTCCAGAGCCACGACTCCACGGTGATCGTCAACAACGTGGTCGGGCTGGCCAAGCTCGCCAAGGCCTTCGGCGTGCCCACCGTGCTGACCACGGTGATCGAGGAACGCGGCGGTTGCCTGATCAAGGCACTGCAGGACGTCTTCCCCGAGCAGAAGCCGATCAACCGCACGTTCATCAACACCTGGGAAGACCGCCGGGTGGTCGACGCGGTGGCGGAGACGGGCCGCAAGAAGCTGGTGATCGCCGGGCTGTGGACGGAGATCTGCGTGGCCATGCCCGCGATCCAGGCGCTGGGGGATGGCTACGACGTCTTTGTCGTCACCGACGCCTGCGGTGGGGTCAGCGCCGAAGCGCACGACATGGCGGTGCGCCGGATGGAGCAGGCCGGGGTGGTGCCCATCACCTGGATGGCCGTGTCCGGGGAATGGCAGCGCGACTGGGCTCGTGAGGCCACGGTGGCCGAGCTCGCCGAGATCGTCCAGGAACACGGTGGTGCCAGCGGGATCGCCTACGCGTGGGAACTGCAGCTGCTGGCCACCGGCGGAACTGCCGCGGGGAAAGTCCAGTGACGCAGGGATTGACTGACAACACTGGCGCGGCCGTGACTGTGCGGATCGCCGCCGCCGACCCGCACAGCTCGTACACGGTGACCTTGGCCGATGGCTTGCCCGCCGGCCGGGCCGACTTCGTCGACTCTCCCGAGGGGGAGCGGATCTTCTTCCACACCGAGGTGGCCCCGGAGTTCGGCGGGCGGGGCCTGGCCGGGGTGCTGGTGCGTGAGGCGCTCGCCGACAGCATCCGCCAGAACCTCACCGTCGTGCCCGTGTGCCCGCTGTTCGCCCGCCACCTGATCAAGCACGGCGACGAATTCCGGGCGGACGGTGGCGTGTTCCGCCGTGCGGCACCCGCGGACGCCGCACTGGTCGCGCGCGTCACCCAGAGATGACCACCGAAAGAGGAACCATGGGCTACATCACCGTCGGCACCGAGAACAGCGCGCCGGTCGAGCTGTACTACGAGGACCAGGGATCGGGGCAGCCGGTCGTGCTCATCCACGGCTACCCGCTCGACGGGCACAGCTGGGAGCGCCAGACGCGGGAGCTCCTCGCGTCCGGCTACCGGGTCATCACCTACGACCGCCGCGGTTTCGGGCGGTCGTCGAAGGCCGGTTCCGGTTATGACTACGACACCTTCGCCGCGGACCTGAACACCCTGCTGGAAACCCTGGACCTGCGCGACGTGGTGCTGGTCGGGTTCTCCATGGGCACCGGGGAACTGGCCAGGTACGTGGCACGCCACGGGCACGGGCGGGTGGCGAAGCTGGCGTTCCTCGCTTCGCTCGAACCGTTCCTCGTCGCCCGTGACGACAACCCCGATGGCGTCTCGCAGGAGGTGTTCGACGGCATCGCCGCGGCCGCGAAGGGCGACCGGTACGCCTGGTTCACCAAGTTCTTCTCGGACTTCTACAACCTGGACGAGAACCTCGGCTCCCGGATCAGCCAGGAGGCCGTCGCCGGCAGTTGGAACGTCGCGATCGGCAGCGCCCCGGTCGCCGCGTACGCGGTCGTCCCGTCCTGGCTCGAGGACTTCCGCGGTGACGTCGAGGCGGTGCGCGCCAGCGGCAAGCCGGCGCTGATCCTGCACGGCACCAAGGACAACATCCTGCCCGTCGACGTCACCGCGCGCCGGTTCCACGCGGCGTTCCCGGAAGCCGAGTACGTCGAGATCGACGGCGCCCCGCACGGTCTGCTGTGGACCCACGCGGACGAGGTGAACGCGGCGCTGACCGGGTTCCTCGGCAAGGGATCCCGTGATGAGTCCCGTTGAGAACCTGGTCGGGGACTTCCAGGAGCTCGTCGGGCAGGTACCCGAGTTCATCCAGCCCGTCATCGTGGCGCTCGCCGGCGCGGTCCCGGCCATCGAGGGCGAGGTGGCGTCGTTGATCGGGGTGCTGGGCGGCCTCCACCCCGTCGTCGCGGGCATCGCCGCGGCCGCGGGGAACTTCCTCTGCGTGCTC
This region includes:
- a CDS encoding NADPH-dependent F420 reductase, yielding MDITVIGRGNLGGGLARLWARAGHRVTQLGRGGGEAGASDVVLLAVPGTAVEAALSSVAGLEGKPVLDATNLYGGARPPAGFPSNAEYVKSVTGGPTAKAFSTNFASLFGRIAEARVRPGNLWSGDDEAGDLVERLSLDAGYEAVRLGDLSLAATQEGLAGPIFAIAQAGLGQFVYRMAAPEQL
- a CDS encoding hydrolase, which codes for MTRTAKTGLEALLTPEESVLVLIDHQPYQFTNLQSHDSTVIVNNVVGLAKLAKAFGVPTVLTTVIEERGGCLIKALQDVFPEQKPINRTFINTWEDRRVVDAVAETGRKKLVIAGLWTEICVAMPAIQALGDGYDVFVVTDACGGVSAEAHDMAVRRMEQAGVVPITWMAVSGEWQRDWAREATVAELAEIVQEHGGASGIAYAWELQLLATGGTAAGKVQ
- a CDS encoding GNAT family N-acetyltransferase — its product is MTVRIAAADPHSSYTVTLADGLPAGRADFVDSPEGERIFFHTEVAPEFGGRGLAGVLVREALADSIRQNLTVVPVCPLFARHLIKHGDEFRADGGVFRRAAPADAALVARVTQR
- a CDS encoding alpha/beta fold hydrolase yields the protein MGYITVGTENSAPVELYYEDQGSGQPVVLIHGYPLDGHSWERQTRELLASGYRVITYDRRGFGRSSKAGSGYDYDTFAADLNTLLETLDLRDVVLVGFSMGTGELARYVARHGHGRVAKLAFLASLEPFLVARDDNPDGVSQEVFDGIAAAAKGDRYAWFTKFFSDFYNLDENLGSRISQEAVAGSWNVAIGSAPVAAYAVVPSWLEDFRGDVEAVRASGKPALILHGTKDNILPVDVTARRFHAAFPEAEYVEIDGAPHGLLWTHADEVNAALTGFLGKGSRDESR